From the Pectobacterium carotovorum genome, one window contains:
- the der gene encoding ribosome biogenesis GTPase Der, whose protein sequence is MIPVVALVGRPNVGKSTLFNRLTRTRDALVADFPGLTRDRKYGRAEVEGHEFIIVDTGGIDGTEDGVETRMAGQSLVAIEEADIVLFMVDARAGLMPADEGIAKHLRSREKTTVLVANKTDGLDPDMVTADFYSLGMGEVYPIAASHGRGVTSLLETVLLPFVQDGIEEPVELTEEEENAAYWAELEAEGQASEEEAEDDFNPEDLPIKLAIVGRPNVGKSTLTNRILGEERVVVFDMPGTTRDSIYIPMVRDEREYILIDTAGVRKRGKVTETVEKFSVIKTLQAIEDANVVLLVIDAREGISDQDLSLLGFILNSGRSLVIVVNKWDGLSQEVREQVKETLDLRLGFIDFARIHFISALHGSGVGNLFESVTEAYACATRRVSTAMLTRIMQMASDDHQPPLVRGRRVKLKYAHAGGYNPPIVVIHGNQVKDLPDSYKRYLMNYYRRSLDVMGTPIRIQFKEGENPFADKRNTLTPNQLRKRKRLMSHIKKGK, encoded by the coding sequence ATGATACCTGTCGTCGCGCTGGTCGGGCGCCCGAATGTGGGGAAATCCACGCTATTTAACCGCTTAACGCGCACTCGTGATGCATTGGTGGCGGATTTCCCTGGGCTGACTCGTGACCGCAAGTATGGTCGTGCAGAAGTGGAAGGGCATGAATTTATTATCGTCGATACCGGTGGAATCGACGGTACCGAAGATGGCGTGGAAACACGTATGGCGGGCCAATCGCTGGTGGCGATTGAAGAAGCGGATATCGTGCTGTTCATGGTGGATGCCCGCGCGGGGCTGATGCCTGCGGATGAAGGCATTGCCAAGCATTTGCGTAGCCGCGAAAAAACGACGGTGCTGGTTGCTAACAAAACCGATGGCCTTGACCCAGATATGGTCACGGCAGATTTCTACTCGCTAGGAATGGGTGAAGTGTACCCTATCGCTGCGTCTCACGGTCGTGGTGTGACTTCATTGCTGGAAACGGTTCTGCTGCCGTTTGTACAGGATGGCATCGAAGAGCCGGTCGAGTTGACCGAAGAAGAAGAGAATGCGGCTTACTGGGCTGAGTTAGAAGCGGAAGGGCAGGCCAGCGAAGAAGAAGCCGAAGACGATTTCAATCCTGAAGATCTGCCGATCAAACTGGCGATTGTCGGACGTCCGAATGTGGGTAAGTCCACGCTGACTAACCGTATTCTGGGTGAAGAGCGCGTGGTGGTGTTCGACATGCCAGGCACGACGCGTGACAGCATATACATCCCGATGGTGCGCGACGAGCGTGAGTACATTCTGATTGATACCGCCGGGGTGCGTAAGCGCGGCAAAGTGACGGAAACGGTAGAAAAATTCTCCGTCATCAAGACGTTGCAGGCGATTGAAGATGCCAACGTGGTACTGCTGGTGATCGACGCGCGTGAAGGTATTTCCGATCAGGATCTCTCGCTGCTGGGCTTTATCCTCAATAGTGGGCGCTCACTGGTGATCGTGGTGAACAAATGGGATGGCCTGTCGCAGGAAGTACGTGAGCAGGTGAAAGAGACGCTGGATTTACGCCTCGGCTTTATCGACTTTGCCCGTATTCACTTCATTTCCGCGCTACACGGCAGCGGCGTGGGCAACCTGTTTGAGTCCGTAACCGAAGCCTATGCATGCGCCACTCGTCGCGTGAGCACGGCGATGTTGACCCGTATCATGCAAATGGCATCAGACGATCACCAGCCGCCGCTGGTGCGCGGTCGTCGCGTGAAGCTGAAATATGCGCACGCCGGTGGTTATAACCCGCCGATTGTGGTGATCCACGGAAATCAGGTGAAAGACCTGCCGGATTCTTACAAGCGCTACCTGATGAACTACTATCGTCGTTCGCTGGACGTCATGGGCACGCCGATTCGTATTCAGTTTAAAGAAGGGGAAAACCCTTTTGCAGACAAGCGCAACACGCTGACGCCAAACCAGCTACGCAAGCGTAAGCGTTTGATGTCACACATTAAAAAAGGTAAGTAA
- the ispG gene encoding flavodoxin-dependent (E)-4-hydroxy-3-methylbut-2-enyl-diphosphate synthase, with amino-acid sequence MHNAAPITRRKSKRIYVGKVPVGDGAPIAVQSMTNTRTTDVEATVNQIRALERVGVDIVRVSVPTMDAAEAFKLIKQQVNVPLVADIHFDYRIALKVAEYGVDCLRINPGNIGNEERIRSVVDCARDKNIPIRIGVNGGSLEKDLQEKYGEPTPEALLESAMRHVDILDRLNFDQFKVSVKASDVFLAVQSYRLLAARIDQPLHLGITEAGGARSGAVKSAIGLGLLLSEGIGDTLRISLAADPVEEVKVGFDILKSLRIRSRGINFIACPTCSRQEFDVIGTVNALEQRLEDIITPMDVSIIGCVVNGPGEALVSTIGVTGGHNKSGFYEDGVRQRERFDNEQMIDQLEAKIRAKASMMDENQRITVNLVDK; translated from the coding sequence ATGCATAACGCTGCACCCATAACCCGTCGAAAATCAAAACGGATTTACGTCGGCAAGGTGCCTGTAGGTGATGGTGCGCCAATTGCGGTGCAATCCATGACCAACACCCGAACCACCGACGTTGAAGCAACCGTCAATCAAATCAGAGCGCTGGAGCGCGTGGGGGTGGATATTGTCCGCGTCTCCGTGCCAACGATGGACGCGGCGGAAGCCTTTAAGCTTATTAAACAGCAGGTGAATGTCCCGCTCGTTGCCGACATCCATTTTGACTACCGTATCGCGCTGAAAGTCGCGGAGTACGGCGTTGACTGTCTGCGTATCAACCCCGGCAATATTGGTAACGAAGAGCGTATCCGCTCGGTTGTCGATTGCGCTCGAGACAAAAATATCCCGATCCGTATTGGCGTGAACGGCGGTTCGCTGGAAAAAGATTTGCAGGAAAAATACGGCGAGCCAACGCCGGAAGCGCTGCTGGAATCGGCGATGCGCCATGTCGATATTCTCGATCGCCTGAACTTCGATCAGTTTAAAGTCAGCGTCAAAGCCTCAGATGTTTTCCTTGCCGTGCAATCCTATCGCCTGCTGGCGGCGCGTATCGATCAGCCGCTGCACCTCGGTATCACCGAAGCGGGTGGCGCGCGTAGCGGTGCGGTGAAATCGGCTATCGGGCTTGGACTGCTGCTGTCTGAAGGCATTGGCGACACGCTGCGTATCTCGCTGGCGGCCGATCCGGTTGAGGAAGTGAAAGTCGGCTTCGATATCCTGAAATCGCTGCGCATTCGTTCACGCGGAATTAACTTCATTGCTTGCCCGACCTGTTCCCGTCAAGAGTTTGACGTGATCGGGACGGTGAATGCGCTGGAACAACGGTTGGAAGACATTATCACGCCGATGGACGTCTCGATTATCGGTTGCGTGGTGAATGGCCCCGGTGAAGCGCTGGTGTCGACCATTGGTGTCACGGGCGGACACAACAAGAGCGGCTTCTATGAAGACGGCGTGCGGCAGAGAGAGCGCTTCGATAACGAACAGATGATCGATCAGTTAGAAGCCAAGATCCGCGCGAAAGCTTCCATGATGGACGAAAATCAGCGTATTACCGTCAATCTGGTGGATAAATAA
- the rodZ gene encoding cytoskeleton protein RodZ: MNTEATQDTTEAKLPGERLREARERLGFTQQTIAERLCLKISTVRDIEDGTTPADLAPTFLRGYIRSYAKLVHLPEDELLPIVDKQAIPKTISVSPMQSFSLKKSRKKRDGWLMTITWLVVLVVLGLTGAWWWQNHQAQQAEINSMVDHASSMQAQTEGQPVPLMDNSAPQETATQNSAVAPASTPVDLSATVAATPSAPSSSASATTPSTLPSSQSPSQANAAQSQAVGNALLGAGAVAPATGTVAESNPVSAAHALVMTFTADCWLEVTDASGKKLFSGMQRNGGTLNLDGQSPYKLKIGAPAAVQIQFQGKPVDLSRFVRSNQVARLTLTAE, translated from the coding sequence ATGAATACTGAAGCCACCCAAGATACAACAGAAGCAAAACTACCCGGCGAACGTCTGCGTGAGGCGCGTGAACGTCTTGGATTTACCCAGCAAACTATTGCCGAGCGTTTGTGCCTTAAAATCTCCACCGTTCGTGATATTGAAGACGGTACGACGCCTGCCGATTTAGCGCCGACCTTTCTGCGCGGCTATATCCGTTCTTATGCCAAGCTGGTTCATTTACCCGAAGATGAGCTGCTTCCCATCGTGGATAAACAGGCCATACCTAAAACGATCTCTGTTTCGCCGATGCAGAGTTTTTCGCTGAAAAAAAGCCGCAAAAAGCGTGATGGCTGGTTGATGACAATCACCTGGCTGGTCGTGCTGGTTGTTCTGGGGCTAACGGGCGCATGGTGGTGGCAAAACCATCAGGCTCAGCAGGCGGAAATCAACAGCATGGTCGATCATGCCAGTTCGATGCAGGCGCAAACGGAAGGGCAGCCCGTCCCGTTGATGGACAACAGCGCTCCGCAGGAGACTGCGACACAGAATTCTGCTGTGGCTCCGGCTTCTACGCCAGTCGACCTGTCTGCGACTGTCGCGGCGACACCTTCAGCGCCTTCTTCTTCTGCTTCCGCAACGACTCCGTCAACGCTACCTTCTAGCCAATCGCCTTCGCAGGCGAACGCCGCACAGTCTCAGGCTGTGGGTAATGCGCTGTTAGGCGCTGGGGCAGTCGCACCCGCTACGGGTACGGTAGCGGAGAGCAATCCCGTCTCTGCTGCCCATGCATTGGTAATGACTTTCACGGCCGATTGCTGGTTGGAAGTTACGGATGCCAGCGGCAAAAAACTGTTCAGCGGCATGCAGCGTAATGGCGGCACGCTGAATCTGGATGGTCAGTCACCCTATAAACTTAAAATTGGCGCACCGGCTGCGGTACAGATTCAATTTCAAGGCAAGCCGGTTGATTTAAGCCGCTTTGTGCGCAGCAATCAGGTTGCACGCCTGACGCTGACCGCAGAATAA
- the pilW gene encoding type IV pilus biogenesis/stability protein PilW — MTKVLSQGLSLSQRIALLRGTYWLSGLFAVLLLTGCVHSPQEATNPAVAQTRLQLGLAYLAHNNLDSARQNLEKAVAIAPQDYRTQLGMALYEQRIGENRLAEQRYQHVLNMAPENGSVMNNYGAFLCSLGQYVAAQRQFSAAAQLPDYSQVADALENAGYCFFHAGQTENARNLLSRALKYDPTKGSALLAEANKQFDAGKNEQARLLLDVYQHILPASAESLWLQIRFAALAGHDGDKERYGNVLARSFPQSKQYQHFLANEY, encoded by the coding sequence ATGACAAAGGTTCTATCACAGGGATTGTCTCTATCGCAGAGAATAGCGTTATTACGCGGAACGTACTGGCTGAGTGGCCTGTTCGCGGTGCTCTTGCTGACGGGGTGTGTGCATTCGCCTCAGGAAGCGACAAATCCAGCGGTTGCTCAAACCCGCTTGCAACTGGGGTTGGCGTATCTGGCGCACAACAATTTGGATTCGGCTCGGCAGAATCTTGAAAAGGCGGTGGCGATTGCGCCGCAGGATTATCGAACACAATTGGGGATGGCGCTTTACGAGCAGCGGATAGGTGAAAACCGTCTTGCTGAACAGCGTTATCAGCATGTGTTGAACATGGCGCCGGAAAATGGCAGCGTCATGAATAATTACGGTGCGTTTCTGTGTAGTTTAGGGCAGTATGTAGCGGCGCAGCGACAGTTTAGTGCGGCTGCACAACTTCCTGATTACAGTCAGGTTGCTGATGCGTTGGAAAATGCGGGATACTGCTTTTTCCATGCCGGACAGACTGAAAACGCGCGCAATTTATTAAGTCGGGCGCTGAAATATGACCCGACGAAAGGCAGTGCCTTGCTGGCGGAAGCAAACAAACAGTTTGATGCCGGAAAAAATGAGCAAGCGCGGCTGCTGCTTGATGTTTATCAGCATATTCTTCCGGCCAGTGCCGAAAGCTTATGGTTACAGATTCGTTTCGCCGCGTTGGCGGGCCATGATGGCGATAAAGAACGTTATGGCAACGTGCTGGCGCGAAGTTTTCCACAATCTAAACAGTACCAGCACTTCTTAGCTAATGAATACTGA
- the ndk gene encoding nucleoside-diphosphate kinase, with the protein MTIERTFSIVKPNAVAKNAIGSIYARFESAGFTIVAAKMLRLSREQAEGFYAEHKGKPFFDGLVEFMMSGPIMVQVLEGENAVQRNRDIMGATNPANALAGTLRADYADSFTANAVHGSDSIESAQREIAYFFSEDEVCPRA; encoded by the coding sequence ATGACGATAGAACGTACCTTCTCCATCGTAAAACCTAATGCGGTTGCCAAGAATGCCATTGGTTCGATTTACGCACGCTTTGAAAGCGCAGGTTTTACCATCGTTGCGGCTAAAATGCTGCGTCTGAGCCGTGAGCAAGCGGAAGGTTTCTACGCTGAGCATAAAGGCAAGCCGTTCTTTGATGGCCTGGTCGAATTCATGATGTCTGGCCCAATCATGGTGCAGGTGCTGGAAGGTGAAAACGCCGTTCAACGTAACCGTGACATCATGGGTGCTACGAACCCGGCAAACGCACTGGCGGGCACGCTGCGCGCCGATTACGCAGACAGCTTCACGGCGAACGCGGTACACGGTTCTGACTCTATCGAATCCGCTCAGCGTGAAATCGCTTATTTCTTCAGCGAAGACGAAGTCTGCCCGCGCGCGTAA
- a CDS encoding YfgM family protein, translating to MEVYTTENEQVDALRRFLAENGKALVVGVVLGVGALVGWRFWQNHQNDSVMAASASYQQVTEQLAEGKTDAIAATEKFTAENKNAYGALASLELARHYVDLKDFAKAEQQLVQAQSQTKDADLLAVVNLRLARVQLQENKADDALKTLDAIKLEGWASQAAEVRGDILVSKGDNQAARDAYNKGLSSNPSQAQQALLRMKLNNLSS from the coding sequence GTGGAAGTCTATACCACAGAGAATGAACAGGTTGATGCACTACGTCGTTTTCTCGCGGAGAACGGAAAGGCGTTAGTTGTCGGTGTTGTGCTGGGTGTTGGCGCACTGGTTGGCTGGCGTTTCTGGCAAAACCACCAAAATGATAGCGTGATGGCGGCGTCCGCATCCTATCAGCAGGTGACGGAGCAACTGGCCGAAGGCAAAACCGACGCGATTGCGGCAACCGAGAAGTTTACGGCTGAGAATAAAAACGCCTATGGCGCGCTGGCTTCTCTGGAATTGGCTCGTCATTACGTCGATCTGAAAGATTTTGCGAAAGCAGAACAGCAATTGGTACAGGCGCAGTCGCAGACGAAAGACGCCGACCTGCTGGCGGTAGTGAACCTGCGTCTGGCGCGGGTTCAGCTACAGGAAAATAAAGCGGATGACGCGCTGAAAACACTGGATGCCATCAAGCTGGAAGGCTGGGCATCACAGGCTGCGGAAGTGCGTGGCGATATCCTGGTGAGCAAAGGGGATAATCAGGCCGCGCGTGATGCTTACAACAAAGGGTTGTCTTCCAATCCATCGCAGGCACAGCAAGCGTTACTGCGCATGAAACTGAATAACCTGTCCAGCTAA
- the hisS gene encoding histidine--tRNA ligase, with protein sequence MAKNIQAIRGMNDYLPAETALWQRIENSLKQVLSSYGYNEIRLPIVEQTPLFKRAIGEVTDVVEKEMYTFDDRNGDSLTLRPEGTAGCVRAGIEHGILYNQEQRLWYVGPMFRYERPQKGRYRQFHQLGCEVFGLQGPDIDAELILMTARWWRVLGIADHVKLELNSIGSLDARARYREALVAFLEQHKDQLDEDCLRRMYTNPLRVLDTKNPQIQVLLNDAPVLTDYLDDESREHFEALGELLTQSGIPYTVNPRLVRGLDYYNRTVFEWVTTSLGAQGTVCAGGRYDGMVEQLGGHATPAVGFAMGLERLVLLVQSVNPDFNAQPGVDAYLISSGAGTQVAAMQLAEKLRDALPQLKLMTNYGGGNFKKQFARADKWGARVALVLGENEVAAGQVVVKNLSNGEQDTLAQADVASRLATLLD encoded by the coding sequence GTGGCAAAAAATATTCAAGCCATTCGCGGCATGAACGATTACCTGCCAGCCGAAACGGCATTGTGGCAGCGTATTGAAAACAGCTTGAAACAGGTGCTCAGCAGCTACGGCTACAATGAAATTCGTTTGCCGATTGTCGAGCAAACGCCGCTGTTTAAGCGCGCTATCGGCGAAGTGACCGATGTCGTCGAAAAAGAGATGTATACCTTTGACGATCGCAATGGCGACAGTCTGACCCTGCGCCCGGAAGGGACGGCAGGCTGCGTCCGTGCCGGTATTGAGCACGGTATTCTCTATAATCAGGAACAGCGTCTGTGGTATGTCGGCCCAATGTTCCGCTACGAGCGTCCGCAGAAAGGGCGCTATCGCCAGTTCCATCAACTGGGCTGTGAAGTGTTTGGTCTGCAAGGGCCGGATATTGATGCCGAACTCATCCTGATGACGGCTCGCTGGTGGCGGGTACTGGGCATTGCCGATCATGTGAAGCTGGAATTGAACTCGATCGGTTCATTAGACGCGCGTGCGCGCTATCGCGAAGCGCTGGTCGCGTTCCTGGAACAGCATAAAGATCAGCTGGATGAAGACTGTCTGCGCCGGATGTACACCAACCCGTTGCGCGTTCTGGATACGAAAAATCCGCAGATTCAGGTGCTGCTGAACGACGCGCCAGTGCTGACGGACTATCTGGATGACGAATCACGTGAACACTTTGAGGCGTTAGGTGAACTTTTAACGCAGTCCGGTATCCCATATACCGTTAATCCGCGTCTGGTTCGTGGTTTGGATTACTATAACCGCACCGTATTTGAATGGGTCACCACCAGTCTGGGCGCGCAGGGCACGGTCTGTGCCGGTGGGCGTTATGATGGTATGGTGGAACAACTGGGCGGGCATGCGACGCCAGCGGTTGGTTTTGCGATGGGTCTGGAGCGTCTTGTGCTGCTGGTGCAGTCTGTGAATCCGGATTTCAACGCGCAGCCTGGCGTAGATGCTTATCTGATTTCTTCCGGTGCGGGAACGCAGGTTGCCGCAATGCAGCTAGCGGAGAAATTACGTGACGCGCTGCCGCAGTTGAAACTGATGACCAACTACGGCGGTGGCAACTTTAAGAAACAGTTCGCTCGCGCTGATAAATGGGGCGCCCGCGTCGCATTGGTATTAGGCGAAAATGAAGTGGCGGCCGGTCAGGTTGTGGTTAAAAACCTGAGCAATGGCGAGCAGGATACATTGGCACAGGCCGACGTCGCATCGCGGCTGGCAACGTTACTGGATTGA
- a CDS encoding AEC family transporter: MSWETWSFAFNVTMPNVLMLLIGIVLRKLNLLNDAFCDTAMRVVFNLSLPCLLFFSVAGNHQSFSEQWPLVVYGTVGTLATFLLLEIAAVKVVKDPKERGIFVQGGFRSNTGVMGLAFAMSAYGDEGIAVGSLYLMVTVIMFNALSVITLTRSLQRQSPEQKIPVSQLLRGIVTNPLIIGLLLGAAYGQSQLPMPGVIKQTGGFISSMALPLALLCAGASLEWRSMFRSSNVAVLSSVAKIFVVPGLLTLGGWLVGFRGVELGIIFLFSSTPTAAGSYAMTRAMGGNATLAANIIGLTTVGAFFVIAFGLYVLRSLGVI; this comes from the coding sequence ATGTCCTGGGAAACCTGGAGTTTTGCATTCAACGTCACGATGCCCAATGTGCTGATGTTGTTGATAGGTATTGTGTTACGCAAACTCAATCTGCTGAATGATGCGTTTTGTGATACGGCAATGCGGGTTGTATTCAATCTTTCTCTTCCCTGTCTGCTGTTTTTTAGTGTTGCAGGTAATCACCAATCGTTTTCGGAACAGTGGCCGCTGGTGGTATATGGCACGGTAGGTACGCTGGCGACATTCCTGCTGCTGGAAATCGCGGCGGTGAAGGTCGTTAAGGACCCGAAGGAACGCGGCATTTTTGTGCAAGGCGGATTCCGTTCGAATACTGGCGTAATGGGGTTGGCATTTGCGATGAGTGCTTACGGTGATGAAGGTATTGCTGTTGGATCACTGTATCTGATGGTGACGGTGATTATGTTCAACGCACTGTCTGTCATTACGCTGACGCGCAGCTTGCAGCGGCAATCACCTGAGCAGAAGATCCCGGTAAGCCAACTGCTGCGCGGTATTGTGACCAATCCGCTGATTATTGGCCTGCTTCTTGGCGCGGCCTATGGACAAAGCCAACTGCCAATGCCTGGCGTAATTAAACAAACGGGTGGCTTTATTTCCTCTATGGCGCTGCCGCTGGCGCTACTCTGTGCCGGAGCCAGTCTGGAGTGGCGCAGTATGTTCCGTTCGTCGAATGTTGCCGTGCTGTCTTCTGTTGCGAAGATATTCGTTGTGCCGGGGCTACTCACGCTGGGGGGATGGCTTGTTGGTTTCCGCGGTGTTGAGCTGGGGATTATTTTTCTGTTTTCCTCAACGCCAACCGCAGCTGGTAGCTATGCAATGACGCGGGCGATGGGCGGAAACGCCACGCTGGCGGCCAATATTATCGGGCTGACGACGGTTGGGGCATTCTTTGTGATTGCGTTCGGGCTGTATGTGCTGCGTTCACTCGGTGTGATTTAA
- the bamB gene encoding outer membrane protein assembly factor BamB, translating into MQLRKTLLVGLVSVALLSGCSLFNSEEDVVTMSPLPQVENQFTPTKVWNSSVGSGIGEFYSNLHPAWQDNRVFAADRRGTVKAMDLSDGKEIWRADLSEKTNFFSRNNPALLSGGVTVSGNHVYVGSEKAQVYALNAEDGTPVWQTKVAGEALSRPVVSDGVVLIHTGNGMLQALNEADGAIKWSVNLDMPTLSLRGESAPTTAFGAAIVGGDNGRVNAVMINQGQLIWQQRISQPSGATEIDRLNDVDTTPVVAGEVVYALGYNGNMTALDLRSGQILWKRELGSVHDFIIDGDRIYLVDQDDRVVALNTNGGVSLWRQSDLLHRNLTAPALYNGYLVVGDAEGYLHWLNTADGRFVAQQKVDSSGFLSKPVIASDKLLIQAKNGDVYAFTR; encoded by the coding sequence ATGCAATTGCGTAAAACACTGTTGGTAGGACTGGTTTCTGTTGCCCTGCTGAGCGGATGCTCGCTGTTTAACAGCGAAGAAGATGTCGTCACTATGTCTCCACTGCCGCAGGTGGAAAACCAGTTCACGCCAACCAAGGTGTGGAACAGCTCGGTTGGGAGTGGTATTGGCGAGTTTTACTCCAATCTTCATCCCGCATGGCAGGATAACCGCGTTTTTGCCGCCGATCGTCGTGGCACCGTGAAAGCGATGGATCTGAGTGACGGTAAAGAGATTTGGCGCGCCGATCTGTCTGAGAAGACCAATTTCTTCTCCCGCAATAATCCGGCGCTGCTGTCTGGTGGCGTAACGGTTTCTGGCAACCACGTCTATGTTGGTAGTGAAAAGGCGCAGGTCTATGCGCTGAATGCAGAAGATGGTACGCCGGTATGGCAGACGAAAGTGGCAGGCGAAGCGCTGTCTCGCCCTGTCGTCAGCGACGGTGTGGTGCTGATTCACACCGGCAACGGTATGTTGCAGGCATTGAATGAAGCGGATGGCGCTATTAAATGGAGCGTCAACCTGGATATGCCAACGCTGTCTCTGCGTGGTGAATCTGCCCCGACAACCGCATTTGGTGCGGCGATTGTGGGTGGTGACAACGGTCGTGTAAACGCCGTGATGATCAATCAGGGTCAGCTTATCTGGCAACAGCGTATTTCACAGCCGAGTGGCGCGACCGAAATCGATCGTCTGAACGATGTCGATACGACGCCAGTTGTCGCGGGCGAAGTGGTTTACGCGTTGGGTTACAATGGCAACATGACCGCGCTTGATCTGCGTTCCGGTCAGATTTTGTGGAAACGTGAACTAGGCTCAGTGCATGATTTCATCATCGACGGCGACCGCATCTATCTGGTCGATCAGGATGATCGCGTTGTTGCATTGAACACTAACGGTGGCGTGAGCCTGTGGCGTCAAAGCGATCTGCTGCACCGTAACTTAACGGCACCGGCGCTGTATAACGGCTATCTGGTGGTGGGCGATGCCGAAGGGTATCTGCACTGGCTGAATACGGCGGATGGCCGCTTCGTGGCGCAGCAAAAAGTGGATAGCTCCGGCTTCCTGAGTAAGCCTGTGATTGCCAGCGACAAGCTGCTGATTCAGGCGAAAAACGGTGATGTCTACGCGTTCACCCGCTAG
- a CDS encoding bifunctional tRNA (adenosine(37)-C2)-methyltransferase TrmG/ribosomal RNA large subunit methyltransferase RlmN has product MSKQIASETVVPETTASNTTAPNTTVSEQTVSEFSPASVDASQSVKASAEKINLLDLNRQQMRDLFMSMGEKPFRADQVMKWIYHYCCDDFNQMTDINKVFRSKLQEIAEIRAPEVVDEQRSSDGTIKWAILVGGQRVETVYIPEEDRATLCVSSQVGCALECKFCSTAQQGFNRNLRVSEIIGQVWRAAKIIGAFKVTGQRPITNVVMMGMGEPLLNLTNVVPAMEIMLDDFGFGLSKRRVTLSTSGVVPALDKLGDMIDVALAISLHAPTDDIRNEIMPINKKYNIEMFLSAVRRYLEKSNANQGRVTVEYVMLDHINDGTEHAHQLAECLKDTPCKINLIPWNPFPGAPYGRSSNSRVDRFSKVLMEYGFTTIVRKTRGDDIDAACGQLAGEVVDRTKRTLKKKMAGEPIAVKAV; this is encoded by the coding sequence ATGTCTAAGCAAATCGCGTCTGAAACCGTCGTGCCTGAAACGACGGCATCTAACACTACCGCACCTAACACTACCGTATCCGAGCAAACTGTGTCCGAATTCTCTCCGGCGTCTGTTGATGCCTCTCAATCCGTCAAAGCCAGTGCGGAAAAAATCAACCTGTTGGATCTTAACCGCCAGCAAATGCGTGACCTCTTCATGTCGATGGGAGAGAAACCGTTCCGCGCCGATCAGGTCATGAAATGGATTTATCACTACTGCTGTGATGACTTCAACCAGATGACGGATATTAATAAAGTCTTCCGCAGCAAATTACAGGAGATCGCTGAAATTCGCGCCCCTGAAGTGGTGGACGAACAGCGCTCTTCCGACGGCACGATTAAGTGGGCGATTCTGGTAGGCGGTCAGCGTGTCGAAACCGTTTATATTCCCGAAGAAGATCGCGCCACGCTGTGCGTATCGTCTCAGGTAGGCTGCGCGCTGGAGTGCAAATTCTGCTCAACGGCGCAGCAGGGCTTTAACCGTAACCTGCGCGTATCGGAAATTATCGGCCAGGTGTGGCGTGCGGCGAAGATCATCGGTGCCTTTAAAGTCACCGGCCAGCGACCGATCACCAACGTCGTGATGATGGGCATGGGCGAACCGCTGCTGAACCTGACTAACGTAGTGCCAGCGATGGAAATCATGCTGGATGACTTCGGTTTTGGTTTGTCTAAGCGTCGCGTGACGCTGTCTACGTCTGGCGTGGTGCCTGCGTTGGATAAACTGGGCGATATGATTGATGTCGCGCTGGCGATTTCTTTGCATGCGCCGACCGACGACATCCGCAACGAAATCATGCCGATCAACAAAAAGTACAATATCGAGATGTTCCTGAGTGCGGTTCGTCGCTATCTGGAAAAATCCAATGCGAATCAGGGTCGTGTTACCGTTGAGTATGTGATGTTGGATCATATCAATGACGGCACCGAGCACGCACATCAACTGGCTGAATGCCTGAAAGATACGCCGTGCAAGATCAACCTGATTCCGTGGAACCCGTTCCCAGGCGCGCCGTATGGCCGCAGCTCAAACAGCCGCGTTGACCGTTTCTCCAAAGTACTGATGGAATATGGCTTCACGACGATCGTGCGTAAAACCCGTGGGGATGACATTGATGCTGCCTGCGGCCAGTTGGCTGGTGAAGTCGTGGACAGAACCAAACGTACTCTGAAGAAGAAAATGGCGGGCGAACCTATCGCGGTGAAAGCGGTCTAA